DNA sequence from the Cercospora beticola chromosome 8, complete sequence genome:
TGGCAAGCAGAATGGGGGCCATGGGAGTGGAGAACCGAGAAGGATGGCACCAAAGAGACGGAGATTCCATATGAAGCACTTCCGTATCAGCGCGTCGTGTATGGTTCTCAAGGATATCATGAGATCCACTGCTTGTACTCTTTCAAGCTTGTACACTTGGCAGGATTCGAAAAGACAAGCTTGAAGCTTTCGACGAAACGATCAGTCAGGAATACGACATGTATGCAGCTCCTGACATGAGCGTTCATGGCGAGCACGGAGCACTTCAACTCTCAATCCCTAGGGTATGGGAGGATCCTGTTACGCTTCAGCTCGAGGCCGCCAGAGCGTCTAATCTGGGCCTCAATCTAGACATCAACAGTGGCAACCCATTAGGAATGGCCAGCGTGCCTTCGACAGCCAAAGCTGGGCTCAGGAGCACAGCCACGAAAGCTTATTTGGAGAACGCTCCCCACAACCTGACAATCATGACTGAGACCACTGTGGCTAGAGTCATTCTAGATGGCACGAAAGCGATCGGAGTCCGTACTGCAAACGGAGATGAATGTAATGTACCTTCTTTCATGCGAGAGTCAATACCGGCTGACGCAGAGCTTGACCACAGACCGCGCATCGAGAGAAGTCATCCTCTCAGCGGGAGCAGTGAGCACTCCGAAACTTCTGATGTTGTCAGGCATTGGCGATACGAATGAACTCGCCAAGCACAATATCGAGACATTGCATCACCTTCCTGGAGTGGGCAAGAACCTCCAAGACCATCTATCAGCTCCTTTCTGCTGGAAGCAAAAGAAGGGCGCAGTGGACTGGCCAAAGCACTTTTCAAATCCTGATACCATCGCAAAAGCACGAGAACAATTCATGAAGGATGGGACGGGTCCATTGAGCGTCTTCTTCCAGGGTCTAGTCATGGGATTCTTCAAAGCCGACGAAGTCCTGGATAGCGAAGAATTTGATGGCTTGGATCAGGACGTGAAGGATCACTTGCGTAATGAGACTATCCCTGTGTGGGAGCTGAGCAGCCGTAAGCAATAAGAATTGTTCGTTGACTCCACGGCACAATACTGACAAGTGTAGACATTCCACCCTGCACTCCAAACGCATTATCCGCTCCTGAGAACCACTACCTGACAATGTTCATCTTCCTTCACAACCCACAATCTCGAGGAACAGTCCGTCTTGCCTCTGCTGATCCCAATGCCCCACCGCTCATCGAtcccaacttcttctctcaTCCCTTCGACACTCTGTGTGCTCTAGCAGCCACTAAGCGAGCACTAGCTTTTACTCGTTACCCTTCGATTGCGGCGGACATTGACTACCAAGCCGATGGACCTGAAAGTGAGAGCGATGAGCACATCCTGCAATACTGGAGAAAAGCTGCTTCTAGCACATGGCATCCTTCTTGTACTGCGAGCATGGGAAgggaggaagatgagacTACATGTGTACTGTCCGACTTCAAGGTAAAAGGCCTTCAAGGTCTGAGAGTCGTTGACTTGAGTGTGCTTCCTTTCCTGCTGAGTTGCCACCCAGTGAGCATTGCGTATCTGGTCGGCGAGATTGCAGCGGAGAAGATCATTGGGGGTTTTGAGTTGGACAAGTAGACAAGTATAGGCCAGTTATAGAATCTTGTCATGTAGACCATCAGAAATAGACTTGACTCCAATGCACTTCTGCTCTCACTGCCTGCAGATGACTCGGAACGATTTGCACCAAGTTGAGCAGCCCAAGATTGTTCCCAGGAATTCGGACTCTCGAccaagaaagagagaagccAAAAGAGGCGAGAGAACAAAATGCAGCCTGGCGAGTACAGACCTTGAGACGTGTGAGGAAGCAGAGAGTTCGTGGGAATAAATTTGATTGACTCACATGCTTTGGGCCCTGAGTTCCAAACAAACAGAGCTGCCGCACCCCTAAGGTGTCACCACCTTCTCCGGCGCAATACTAACAGTCCTCTGCGCCTCAGCCATGATAGCCATCTCCTCCTGCCCACTCGTATCCCCAAAAGCCTCATCCATCTGCTCCAAGGTCTTACCCTGCGTCTCTGGCACAAACAAAAAGGCCCAGACCCCAGCAAGCCCACACCAAGCGGCAAAGAAGATATAAGTCCCATATCCCAGACTAGCCAACATAGGCGGCGTTGCAACCCCAATAATAAAATTGCACAGCCAAATCGTCGCAACAGACAGAGCCACACCTTTCGATCGCATGCTGTTGGGAAAGACCTCCGGTGGAAGAGCCCAGCCCAAAGGCGAGTATGAGACTCCGTAGATGAGGATGAACATGAAAGCCATAGCTACGCAAGCCCAGCCCGCGGCGGAGTTTTGGCTCCAGTCATCTTCGTAGACGCTAGATAAGGCGGCGATAATGATGTAGCAGATGCAGCACCCGAAACCGCCCCAGATGGCTAAAGGCCTTCTGCCGACGTGGTCGATGACAACGAAACAGACGGCTACGGCGACGAGTTGGAGGTAGTTGAAGACGCCGGAGAGGATCAGGGCCATTTCGGGGGTTTGGCCGAGGGACTCGAATAGTGTGGGGGCGTAGTAGATGAAGGCGTTGATGCCGCTGAATCTGAGTTGAGAGATTATATATTAGCGGCATATTCCACCAAGGTATTTTGACGCGGTGGAACGTGGTCACTTACTGTTGGAAAAACGCGACACCGACACCGACCACCAGACGACGCCAAATCTTCTTGCGGAACAGATCCAGCCACGACCACATCTCGCGCTTGATGCCCGTGACACCAGGATGGCGGCGTTCCTGTACAATATTCTGGAATCGGACCTCAGTCATGATTCCAGTGAACTCCGCTTGCACTCGTGAATCTTCAGCCGGCAGACGTCTCAACTGAGATAGCGATTTGAGACAATCGTCCGACCTATCTCTCATCGCCAGCCATCGTGGCGAGAACGGGAAGAAGTTGATGAAAATAGCGAGCAGCGTCGCGGACACCATTTGGAGACCGAGTGGCAGTCGAAAGGAGATATCACCCGCGAGATCTTTGGTCCCGTATGTGATCCAGAAAGATATCACGACGCCAGAGACGATCGAAATAGACTCCAGTACTAGCAGCGAACCTCGAATGTTGGGCGGTGCGATTTCGGAGATGTATAATGGTGCACCCTATGACAAGTGATCAGGTTTTGGACTACATTGTGAATTATCATCTGCTGTCTACTTACCAGTGCCAGTGTCCCCACTCCAATTCCACCAATCGTGCGTCCGGCGACCAGTGTTCCATAATCTTGCGCAGCCGTCTGCATAATGGCGCCAATGTTGAAGATGACCGTCACAACTGAGAGAGCTCGTTTCCGAGAGATCCTGTCGGCGAGGTACGGGAAGGCCAATGCACCTATGAAGGCTCCAAATTCCAGCATGCCAGTCATGAAGCCTTTACCGAACGGTGTCGCGGCTCGGGGGAATTGCTCATGGAATTGCTCCATGGTattgatgatggagatgactCCTTGGTCATAGCCGAAGGAGAAACCACCCAGCGAGGCCAGGAATGCCGCAGCGACGACATACGGTGACTGCCATAATCCGCGCATGCCACCAGGGCCATAGCTGACATCGTCGTACGGTATCGGTTCATCGTCGAGATATTCTATGCGCTCGTCCTTGACTGCGTCCAGGTCTTTGTCCGCCATTGTGGCAGGATCCTTCTCAGCCATGGCGACGGCTTCAGATCGGTGAGAGAGTGGTCGTCTGGTTCGATGTCCTCGATAAATCGagtgcttcttctcctggcCACCAAGAAGGTGGGGAAGTAGTGTTATTTATGTCTCCTCACTCACGCACACTTCACCATGGAGGCACAAGTGACGATGCTTATCGTAGGGCCCCGAACGTATGTGGAGTTGGCATAGGGGAAGGAAGGCGGACGGAAATGCCCTAAACGGACGCCACAGAAGCCGAAAGCTTCCTGAAAAGGCTGCCGCACGAGGCTGAGCGGATAGGCCCGAGTGGAGTGATACACGAATGGTAGTTCTAGTCACTGTTCCAAGAGATTCGATACCTGTGTAAACATGTTACACGCCAATGGTCGAACCGCATTCAAAGTGGGACCGGCAAGGAACGCAACGTCAGCCTTCTCCGCAAGTCTGGGGTGAAGGTTGCAGAAGTGTCAAGCCTGAATATGGGGGACCCCGCATGTCGCACGGCCACACTTCGCCATCACAGATGCGGAAATTTCTGCCGTTCCGCAAGTCTGCTGGCAAGTGAATCCGGCTCAAACCGCCAGATGCCGCGGATGACGACTCCAGACAGCGCCAGTCTTAGCATCAGGCAATTCATCCCGAATATCTATGCTGTCGTCATATGAACATAGTTCATGCCTGTCTATCGAGAGAACATGAAAGTCTACGATCGCCCATTACGCAGCTCGATGGTCAACGATTCCTGGTCgcggctgctgctcgacacGTGGCGGGTTCCTGAGTCCACGTGGAGAAGCCTATTGTGACCTGTCCAGATAGAGTATTGCTGAGATCACGGCAGAgccctcgtcttcttcgacaatCGTGGAAAATCTcatctttcttcttcatttTGGTCAAGGAAGAGGGCCAATCCCACTCTGCTACTGCCTCACAGCTGTAGAACGAGGGTTTGCGAGCGCGATGGGGTCCCAACCGAGTAGCATGCTGCAGCAAACACAATACTGATTTCTGTGATCGATTTACGATATCTGGTTGTTTCAGTGTCGGAGTCAAAAAAAGGGCAGCGGCAACTCGGGTTTTGAGAGCATCCGCGATTGCGTTTCGGCCCGATGGCTACTTTCTGTTCACTGTAGGTCTCGCGTCGAGGTGCATGCAGCAACGAATATCGCCGTATGCATCACCATGAATTTCATCATCCTTTCGTGTTCTGCAGCTCACGCTGATACTAGTCCATTCGCAGTCGACTTGCGCTGCAAGGCCAGCCTCGATGACAGAGTGTGCAAGAATCCACATTCGGACCCGCGATTGAACAGCCCCTTTTCGTTTCAGCAGACCCTAGGGCTGCCATCATCCCGTCTATTCCGCTCACCTTAAAACAAGGGCTCGACTCCCGCGGCAGCAATCGGGAGCCAGGTACGAAGACAGTTCTGTGTCTATGCGTATTTCCAAGATCCTCCTTCACCTGGCTAGCAGTTTCTCAACCGTACCTTCTAGCCCGCAACTACACCACTTCATCCCAAGTTCGCTTGTCGTCCATCAGCAGAATGTCGGCCTGTGCACTCGCACGACTTGCTTATCAAGCGAGATACGACCTCTCGCAACTCGAAAGCCTGGATTGTCTGAGAATCGAATGAGATCAGCTAGCATGGAGAAATCATCCAACTTGTTTCGTGAAGGTGAACCATCTGGCCCAGCATATATATTGGCGATTTTACTACACCACACAGCTCGAAAACCAAGACAAGCACGTCGTTTCCGATGGATCATCACAAGTTCTCAGTCATAAGAAATAAAATTGTATACGAACGGGCAAGCGTCGGCGGATCCAAGCACCTCAGCCCTACCATTGCCCTCACGACTGTCTCAAGTCCCAAGACAAGTGTAATCCGATGGTCGTCGAACGAATGAGCAGAAAATTATCTTTGCCATCATACAGTCCGACTCTAGGCCCGATGAAAAGTGCGCACAAAACCAGACCATCGGAGAGCAGTCCTTGATCGTCAGAACCAGCAGTTCACAAAGCCTTCATCAAATGGCAGTCAAAATCTCAAGGGTACTACACACTGACAGGGTGCGGCAGACTACCGATCGGGCCCTGTGAAGATGACAGTGTCCAATGTCTGTGCAATGGGTCTAGACAATCCATCCGCCTGCTGCAGACAGCCACAAAAGAGCGATCACGCGCAGCGACTCGCGGAGGCACTCATTCATAGTAACCCTCCTTCTCACAATGATCCAACTCAATCCTACAGTCTGAACCACTCCTTTTAACCCCAACCCGAGACGACCACCACTATGCACTTCACCGCACccaccctcctcctcctcctcacctcCCTCAGCGCCCTCACAACAGCCTACGACGTCTCCGCCAGCTGCATCGGCAAAGCAGGCAACAAATACAACATAATGGTCCAATGCGCCTGCACAAACGGCTACCGCAGCTGTCTACCAGCAAAAAACAGTGGTGGACCGAATATGAATTGCTCCGACTACACTCGCACATGCGCGTTTACGAATTCAGCTGGAGGAGACGCAGATACCGTAAGTCAAAGGCACTTAGTTAGCCATGAGCAGTCGCAGTAAACTGACCTGGGGGAAACTTTGTGTTTCTGCAGTGTACGATTCCTCCCACTCCGCAATGTGCTTCTACATAAGGTCCGATAAGCGAACGCGGGACTTTTATCGTTTCAGTACGTCGTCGCCTCTATGGGATAGGCCGTTCAAATATGGaaataaatatatatatatcgagccACGGTTGCTATATTACAGTAGGAACTGAATCTGTAACATTAAATTCCGGATACTAATACACGCGATTCTTCGACATTAGTCTGCAAGGTACATATGGATAACATGAGCTGCCGCTTACGCTACCGACAACCACTTCCTTACTTGTCTCGATCGGAACCTCGGCGTCCTGTTGCGTCTCGTCGCCACGATCcgcatcgtcctcatcgaaaCGTAAATGCTGCTGCTATTATTGCGGAACTACGTGGCTTTCAGGATGCATTAGATGTTGCTGAGAGACCTTGCTGGATGTTCCGCGAGATGTCATGAAACGCCTCCTGGTGGAGTATTGTACTGGCGCTGAATCTTGCATGCCAAACAATCGTGCTGGTTACGATTTGTGTCTAGGAGTTCATTCGCGGCGAGAGCATTGTAATTTGTGAATCTATCGACCGTGCCATCTCCTGCCATatctctcctcttctccgctcCATTCCAGCGCTCCATTATGCACCCAAACCTACGACGTTCTTGCAGTCCGGTCCACCTTCAAATTCAGACCTCCACCTTCGCAATTCGATCCAGATCGATCTCCCAAATTCCGATGCTCTGTTCTAAAGTTACACAGAGTAATATGAATGGCAACTCTCGAAAACCCCGCCGACTCTGTTCGTCCTACAGCTTGCATGTACATCCCGCATCACTCCCTAATGATCCTTACAATTGAGAAAAGGAGTTCCCGCTATAGTACTCCATTGACCAAactacttaggaaactagaTACCGCCGCGTCCCATTCCGCGTGAGGTCTAATATGCTTGACTCCTAGCTGCGACCTTTTTTGCTGTCTGAGCCAGTCATGATAAGAAGCGTCGCTAATGCGGCAGActcaaaaaaaaaaaaatcATCAGCTGCGCAAGCATTAGTACATCACTGACCTAAAAAATACATTAAGCTGAATCTCCGGCAGGTTGCTGTCAAGCTCATGAGGGCATTAGCATCATACGTATTAGATGAAATACCGAATCACATCGATGTCAGCCTCGAAGCTCAGTCGAGCATGCATCCCTAGAAATCACCGTCAACACATACAAGCAGAGACATAGTCATTCTTCTGTACACCTCTCCTTTATAATACGGAAAAAAAAACCTTGAAGCAATGCAATACCTCATCTCCCAAGAACTTTGAAAATTTGTAAAGCCATCACCCAACTCTCAAAAACGCAATCGACGACTTGAAAAGAATTCCGGGCTTATCTACTTCAGCAAGCGGCTGCCTTTGAATTTTGGTACATTTACAACTAGAAAGCATGAAGGTACACGTATGTGAAAAGTTCGCCATCGAAGAGCGTGAAAAGATTAGCTATCTAACCGGCCTGTGTAGCCCGACAATCAAGTCAAAAGGAAGGGAGCTCAGGCAGGATTCCACGAATGGGTGAAAATTTTTGTCATAAATCTCA
Encoded proteins:
- a CDS encoding uncharacterized protein (antiSMASH:Cluster_3~CAZy:AA3) gives rise to the protein MHCGNSPEEAEALGCKFDLMTYGWIHPNCYNESLSAEWQAEWGPWEWRTEKDGTKETEIPYEALPYQRVVIRKDKLEAFDETISQEYDMYAAPDMSVHGEHGALQLSIPRVWEDPVTLQLEAARASNLGLNLDINSGNPLGMASVPSTAKAGLRSTATKAYLENAPHNLTIMTETTVARVILDGTKAIGVRTANGDEYRASREVILSAGAVSTPKLLMLSGIGDTNELAKHNIETLHHLPGVGKNLQDHLSAPFCWKQKKGAVDWPKHFSNPDTIAKAREQFMKDGTGPLSVFFQGLVMGFFKADEVLDSEEFDGLDQDVKDHLRNETIPVWELSSHIPPCTPNALSAPENHYLTMFIFLHNPQSRGTVRLASADPNAPPLIDPNFFSHPFDTLCALAATKRALAFTRYPSIAADIDYQADGPESESDEHILQYWRKAASSTWHPSCTASMGREEDETTCVLSDFKVKGLQGLRVVDLSVLPFLLSCHPVSIAYLVGEIAAEKIIGGFELDK